The Chitinophaga flava genome has a segment encoding these proteins:
- a CDS encoding MarR family winged helix-turn-helix transcriptional regulator, whose protein sequence is MSQLLELIAEWEAYSEHVGKPAVADFCEHYLRRHAKKKKEKTAIPAHDMDGVITELVGRMSAMHTTYAKMILKELPDIELEWFYLLNIIKYKKEAKKTDIISLGLMEQSTGIDILNRMHKKGFITEKNNPEDKRAKLISITDKGNTLLKKIGSYLYKVTYLLYHDVQEEDKQALIRILGSLQHRHQQVLLENKHRKIDEVLQQLYGKDAPEEAAAAFSKQIKQKEKIMASQKGEQVDDIIRSLYK, encoded by the coding sequence ATGAGCCAGTTACTGGAACTTATTGCTGAATGGGAGGCTTATTCGGAGCATGTCGGAAAACCGGCAGTAGCTGATTTTTGTGAGCATTACCTGCGCCGCCATGCTAAGAAGAAAAAAGAAAAGACCGCCATCCCCGCACACGACATGGACGGCGTAATCACCGAACTGGTAGGCCGCATGAGCGCCATGCACACCACCTACGCCAAAATGATCCTCAAAGAGCTCCCGGATATTGAGCTGGAATGGTTTTACCTGCTCAACATCATCAAATACAAAAAAGAAGCAAAAAAAACCGATATCATCAGCCTGGGACTGATGGAACAATCCACCGGCATCGATATCCTCAACAGGATGCATAAAAAAGGCTTTATCACAGAAAAAAACAACCCGGAAGACAAAAGGGCCAAACTGATCAGCATCACCGACAAAGGAAATACCCTGCTCAAAAAAATCGGCAGCTACCTGTATAAAGTGACTTACCTGTTGTACCATGATGTACAGGAAGAAGATAAACAGGCGCTGATACGCATTTTGGGCAGCTTACAGCACCGGCATCAGCAGGTATTGCTGGAAAACAAACACCGCAAAATAGATGAGGTGCTGCAACAGCTATACGGAAAAGATGCACCGGAGGAAGCGGCCGCCGCTTTCAGCAAACAGATAAAACAAAAGGAAAAGATAATGGCCTCCCAAAAAGGAGAGCAGGTAGACGATATCATTCGATCACTTTATAAATAA
- a CDS encoding helix-turn-helix domain-containing protein has protein sequence MPTRANHPSIPQYSLEESRPLHRQPEDTTTFGYSNLEEELKIKGFELYSSAGVRAQMGPLKSDYYRISISVRGVTKIQLGLEDFTHGNGTISFTFPGQIFSKRGLSDDAFGYYLLFEPAFLEDTIAPDRIPAEFPFFAYAGVPFMQLLPAELNAVTGFVERINTELQQHHHGRDKAIRLYLYLLLLELKRSYLRQELHQTIQDTAHTYLVPRYKKLVSEHFLTKRKVADYATLLGVTPNHLNRAIRESTGHTASEAITDMLVREAKAALRYSDTTIAAISDQLSFSDPAGFNRFFREKTGQTPMAYRKNAAFS, from the coding sequence ATGCCCACCCGCGCGAATCATCCATCCATTCCGCAATATAGCCTGGAAGAATCGAGGCCCCTGCACCGCCAGCCGGAAGACACCACCACATTCGGATACAGCAATCTGGAAGAAGAGCTGAAAATAAAAGGTTTTGAGCTGTACTCCAGTGCGGGCGTACGTGCACAGATGGGGCCCCTCAAATCGGATTATTACCGTATTAGCATCTCTGTGCGGGGTGTCACAAAAATACAACTGGGGCTGGAAGACTTCACCCATGGCAATGGCACCATCAGCTTCACTTTCCCCGGACAGATATTCAGCAAACGCGGATTGAGCGATGATGCATTCGGATACTATCTGCTGTTTGAACCGGCTTTTCTGGAAGATACCATCGCACCAGACAGAATTCCTGCTGAATTTCCTTTTTTCGCCTATGCAGGAGTCCCTTTTATGCAACTGTTGCCGGCCGAACTGAATGCTGTCACCGGTTTTGTGGAACGTATCAATACAGAACTGCAGCAACACCACCACGGAAGAGATAAAGCCATACGGTTATATTTGTATCTGTTGCTCCTGGAGCTGAAACGCAGCTATCTCCGGCAGGAGCTGCACCAGACAATCCAGGATACCGCACATACCTACCTGGTGCCGCGGTATAAAAAACTGGTGAGTGAGCATTTTCTTACTAAAAGAAAAGTGGCCGACTATGCCACCCTGCTGGGGGTTACACCCAATCATCTGAACAGGGCTATCAGGGAAAGCACCGGCCACACGGCATCCGAGGCGATTACAGACATGTTGGTAAGAGAGGCCAAAGCCGCCTTACGATACTCCGATACTACCATTGCCGCCATATCTGATCAGCTTAGTTTCAGCGATCCTGCCGGCTTTAACCGCTTCTTCCGGGAAAAAACCGGACAAACACCTATGGCTTATCGTAAAAATGCAGCATTCAGTTAA